Genomic window (Candidatus Diapherotrites archaeon):
GATAGATTTCATTGCCAACTGCCATAAGAGGGTGAAGGGAAGGGAAGTAGGCTACAGCCAGGTTTTCCCAAGGCATGGAAGAATTTTAGGGTCAATAATTGGGGCTGTAGTATTGGTTTCTTTTGGCTTCCAGTCATTGTTCCTGTTTGTTGTCGTAATTCTTATTGCTTCAATTATTCCCTTGTTCACCTCAAAGGATTTCCCTCCGAAAACTAGGGATCACTGGGATTACGCCTTCTCCGGGAGTTCACTGAAATATTTTTTTGGCGCAGCAGTAGAAGGAACATATGATGTGTTTGAGAGTTTTTTATGGCCTTTATTCATCTTTTTTTCCTTCGGAGGCCTTGTGGCAGGAAAAAGCATTTACTCCATAGGCTTTGCTTCCTCAATCCTTGTAATTGCGACAATTGTTTTTGCTTTCATTGCAGGAAAGAAGACAGACCAAGGAAAAGGAAGGCAGATGCTATTGATTGGGGCAGCAGTAGGTTTTTTTTCTGCTTTGGCTGCAGTTTTCGCTTCAAGTGAAGCCGCAATCTTATTGATTTCTTTCCTGGTTGGAATTGGAATTGTAATGAGGAGCGTTCCATTCACTGAATACATGTTTTCCCTGATAAGAAGGCAGAGCATTGAAGGAGGCCTTATAGTGAGAGAGGCAGGCCTCACTTTAGGCAGGATTATTTCCTTTTCAGCCTTCTTTCTGCTTGGCTTTGCTTTCCCTCAGGCATTCACTGCAGTATTCATTATAACAGCGATTGCAAGCGCCTACTTTCTGGTCGTAAAATTAGAATGATCATTTCTCCCACTCTTCCAGAATTTTTTTCATTGAATTCCAAATAATACCCCTTTCTTTTATTTGATGCGGTGAAACTAACTTCCAAAACTTTTCAAGCAATTTTCTGTATTTCTGCCATAACTCAATGTCCCTTTTGCTTCCATATCCCAAAATAAAATTTTTTTCTGCTTCAAGCCCAAGTTTATGTCCTTTTTCCATAGAAAACTTTCGTGCAGGAGTATTTTTTGCATATTCCAATTCTGCTGCTTCATGGTGTGCAGCTGCCTCTCGGAGTATTTTCGGCTTGATTCTTTCGCTTATCAAAACTTTTCCGTTAGCAGAAATTGTTCCATCGACAATTCCCAAATAACCATTGTTTTCACACAAATAATATTTTATGCCGTTTCTTGTTTTGAGTTCTTGTTTGATTTTGTATTGGCTTTCAGGCAGCCTCTTTCTCGCTGTTGCAATTAATCTCTTAATTCTTTTTTCTCTTAACTTTCTTTTTTTTCTTATTATAAACCTTCTTCTTTTTTGTGCAGGCATTAAATTCACCTTATTAATCCGTTTTCTTTAATGTATTTTCTTACCTGCTTTAAAATTCTTGCTGTCCTCCACCTTACTGTCACTTCGCTGATGCCAAATCTTTCGCCTATCTCTTTTGGTTTAAGAAATGGTTTGCCTTCAATTCCAAAACGGCAGAATACAATGTCTTGATGTTTTGGGGCCATCCTCTTTATTATTCTGATAACCTTATTGTAGATTTCCTTGATTTCGTATTTTTCTTCTGGTGTTAGAACTTTGATTTTGAATTCAAGTGAATTGTCTATTTTTCCTTTTCTTGACTTCAATCTATCGCCGAGCACAATAATCTCTTCTAATGACACCTCTTTTTTTGCTATGCTTTTTTTCTTTCTCATGTAATCAATCATTTCATTTAATGCTACCCTGTACAAAAAAGTGCTTGGATTTGCTTTTATTTTCGGGTTATACTGGGGCAGGGTTCTATGAAGTTTAATTAGAGACCTTTGCACTAAATCTTTTTTTTCTTCTGCTGTTGGATTGAATTTGACTGCAATTGACTCAAAATAACTCTTGGCTTTTTTAACTAAATGATCAAATGCTTTAGGATCCCTTTTTGCTTTTTCCATGAGCTCTCTTGTAATAAAAAGTTTTTCTCTTGCTCTTTTTTCTCTGGGCAGAATAATTCTTTTAGGCTTCCTTTTCAGCTGCATTAAATTTCACCTACAATTTCTCGCAGTATACCATCAAGTGGGAGGAATGGAACGGCTCGAGTGGAATGCTTTGAATTATTTTGAATTCTTCTCTTAGCTTTCTGGTTTCCTGCTCGAAGACCTTTTTTTCGCTTAATTGCTGGGAGATGCTTTTGGCTTTGATTGCAATTAACCCTTTTGCTTTCTTTTTCAGGAAAAGCCTTGCATTCTTAAGAAAGATTTCGGCCTGGTTCTTCTGCGCTATGTCCTGGTACAATAAATCGAATTTTATTTCCTTTAATTCTCCTGCATAGCTTTCGGGTTTTGCTGCGTCTGCAAGGACTGGCAGGATGTTGGGCCTTGATTCGCTTAATTCAATTAGTTTAGGCATTGCTCTTGCGCTGATGTCGACTCCAGCAATAATTCCTCTTTCGCCTATTACATCAGAGATATGGGATGCAGTTGTTCCTTCTGCAATCCCCAAGTACAATACATTGCTTTTTTCTTTAAGAGGAAGTTCTTTGAGGCCGTTGTTTATTGCTGCAGCAAGCTTTGACCTGAAAGGATTCCAGATCCTGCACTCTATTCCTTCAATTTCAATTAATTCTTCCCCGTAAACCTTCTTTTTTGGAGTCAAATTTTTGGTCAGAATTTTCTTGTTGGAAGAGTAAACGCCTTTAAACTTTTCAATTAATTTTTCTTTGCCCATTTTTTTTCACTTGACCTGGATTTAGTGCAGTTTTCTGACGAGATAAAATGTTTTCTGCCTTTTCCCGCCGATTTTTCTTTTTTTTATTTCTTCAATCTCGAATCCAATTTTTTTTGCTGCTTTTGCCCGGTTTTTGTGGGGCGTAATAATTCTGGGGCACTCCATTTTTCTCCCGTTTTTTTTAGCATTCCGCCCTCATTTTGGGCTCTAACAATTTTATTGCCTCATGCGATAAACCTAAACCCCTGTAATTTTTTTCTATGTTTCCTACCTTTATTATGTTCTCCCTAAAGGAAAAAAAGCCCACTGGCTCTAAAGTGTGCCTTCTCACAATGCTTAGCTCTCTTTCGTCCAAGTAAAATAAAAAAACCTTTCCATCAGAGTCAATAAAGCTTGCAATGAATTTGCCTAAGCTTTCATGATTTTTCTTTCCTTCCAGTTCAATTTCATAAGGTCTTACATGTTTCAATTCCCTTGCTTTTTTTTTGTAGTCCCTGTACTTTTTAATTATGCTCATACACTAAAATTAGCTGTTAACTGAATTAAAATAATTTGCTTTTTTAGGCTTTTTTTGAGAAAAAGTCTTTTTTGGCTGCAATTGAGAGCTTTCCTGAAAGCTTTCTTGCAATTTTTCCTTTCAGTTCTTTTTTTGCTTCCCTTACAGAAGGGTGAGCGAATATGAGGCCGTACTTTGGGGGTTTTGCCTTCTGCTTCAAGTGCCTGAATAATGCCTTTTCTGCTCCAAGCAGTTGAATGGTTGAAGAAGGCATTAAAGCTAATTGTTTTAGTGAACCTGCCTTTGCCAAAAGCCTTGCTGCAATTATTGGAGTGGCAAGCCCAGAGAAATTGGGTGAAAGCTCTTTCATGAGCTTCTCAATGTACTTGGCTATTTCTTCTCGCTCTTTCTTTAATTCCAGTGCGTTCTGCGCAAGCAATTGAATCTGCCTTAAGTCTTCTTTTTCTAATTCTGCTCCCATTGAATTCCTTGCCTTTGCCTCTATTTCTTTTGCCTTAATTTCGTTTTTGTATAATTCCATTACTTTTTTTTGGGTGAAATTTTTTCTTTCCCCTAAAGCAATCAATTTAAGGAAAGCCTCATTGTCCTGCACCATCCTGTTCAATTCAGGGAAGTGCACTCCAAACCATTCCCTTGCCTGCTCTGCAAACAGATTAAAGGCGTTATCCAGGTCCTCAAGGAGATTAACTGCCTTTATTGCATGGTAGTCTCGCCCAGTGAATGCCTCTGCAACCCTCTTCTTTGCCTTGGCTATAAGCCTTTTCCTGAGCTCTTCGCTTTTCTGCATAAAAAAACCTGAATTAAATTAAATAAAGCATTTGTTTAATTATTATTTAATAATTAGTATTGAATTAAATTTATTAAACTGATGAAAATGCAGAACAATTACGAAAAAATAATTGACTTGGCCTTGAGGAGGTCAGTATTCTTTCCTTCAGCCGAAATCTACGGGACAGCATTTTCTGGATTTTATGATTACGGTCCTGTGGGAGAAGCAATAAAAAGGAAAATAATTGATGCCTGGAGGAAAAAATTAGTTCAAAGGGAAGGATTCCTGGAAGTAGACGGAGCGCAGATTCTTCCTGAAAAAGTGTTTGACGCTTCAGGCCACCTGAAAAATTTCAATGACCCTTTAGTTCAATGCACTAAATGCCATTCGCTTTACAGGGCAGACAATCTTCTCTCAGACCACTTGAATGTTAATTTCCCTGAGTCAATGCCTGCAGAGCACTTTGACGAACTAATAAAGAAAAACAAACCGAAATGCCCTAAATGCAAGGGAGAATTAGGTGGAGTGAAGAGATTCAACATGATGCTTAAAGTGCAGGTAGGCGCAACAGGAAAACAGAAAGGCTTTCTAAGGCCGGAAACCTGCCAGAACATCTTCCTTGACTATGACAGGCTTTCAAAGACAATGCGATTAAACCTTCCTTTTGGGATTGCACAGGCAGGAAAAAGCTTCAGGAATGAAATCGCGCCAAGAAACATGCTTTTGAGGGAGAGGGAAATCAATCAAATGGAGATAGAAGTATTCTTCAACCCCAAAAAAATAAATGAAATCAAAAAATTCCATGAACTTGAAAGCAAGAAATTGAATATACAGAAGCTCAAGGAAGAGAAACCAAAAGAAGTTTCAGCAAAAGAATTAGTGGAAAAAAACATTGTGTCAGGAAAGCTCATTGCATATTATCTTGCGAGAGTGCAGGAATTATACGAATTTTACGGCGTGCCAAAAGAGAAGATGAAGTTCAGGCAGTTAGGAGAAGAAGAAAAGGCCTTCTATGCAAAAGAGGCATGGGACTTTGAAATTCTGACCTCGCTTGGATGGATTGAACTTATAGCCTGCAATTATCGTTCTGATTATGATCTTAAAGGCCACGCAAAAGAAAGCAGCAGGAACCTGAAAACAAAAGAAGATGGGGAAGAATTCTATCCTAATGTATTCGAGCTCTCGGCAGGAATAGACAGGACCTTGTACGCCCTATTGGAATTGGCATTACGCGAAGAAACAAAGAAAGGTGAAGCGCGCTTATACTTGGATTTAAAGCCTTCCATTGCGCCTTACATTGCAGGAATCCTTCCTTTGGTGAACAAGGACGGATTAGACGAAAAAGCAGAGAAATTGTTTGAAGAACTGAAATCTTACAATTTGGATTTATTCTATGATGATTCTGGTTCAATTGGAAGAAGGTATGCAAGAATAGACGAAATTGGAGTGCCTTTTGCGATTACAATAGATTATGATTCAATGAAAGATGACACAGTAACTTTGAGAGAGAGGAATTCAACGCAGCAGAAAAGAATTGCAGTAAAAGAACTGCCTGAGCTTTTATGGAAGCTTGAAATAGGCAAAAAGGAATTCAAGGACCTCTGAATTCGCTAATTTTTTATTCTGTTTCCAACACAATTTTTTTTATGCCCTGGTAGCTCAATGGCAGAGCAAATGTTTCGTAAACATTAGGCTGAGAGTTCGAGTCTCTCCCAGGGCTTTTTCTTAAGGCAATTGTTTTAAAACTGAATCATGCCTTAAAATTAATTGGTTTGATTGAAATGCCTGCAGCGCAGAAGAAAGAGGAAGAAACGGATTTCATGCTTTTCTCGGTTTTAGTCATAGCGCTCATAATTGTACTTGGCGCACTAATAATCTTCAATGCCTCAAAGGCAAAGCCTGAGACATTCTCTCAAGTGTACTTTGATCCAGAGAAACTGCCTGAAAAAGTGAAAGCAGGAGAGCAGCTGCCTGTAAACTTTTTCATTGACAACAGGGAAGGCGCAAGGACTGAGTACTCATGGAAGATTAAGGCTGAAAACGAAATTAAGGCGCAAGGAAAAATTTCAGTTGAAGTAGGCCAAGTAAAGGAATTAAACGAAAAAATTTCTTTCCAAAATTCTTACGCCGAAAAGCAGAAGATTCTGGTTGAAGTATTAAAAGCCGGAGCAAAAGAGGCTTACACCATCTGGTTTTTTGTGAAAGTAGAATAAAGCAGTTTTTATGGCCTTGGCCTGCCAAAAGGTTTTCCAAAACGCGCCCAGTATTTTTCTTCTACCTTAGCTTTTTTTTGTTTTATATTTGTAGATTTATAAAGAGTTTTATATATTTTCCTGCGTTTCTTTCTGGTTTCAGGAGTCTTCACAGAAATGCGCCCTCTTTTTTTGTTTGATTTCAGGTTCACGCTGTAATTGAATTCCATTTTCTCTTCAGGGCTCAAACCTTGAGTTATTTTTGCTCTTTCTTCTTTTAATCTCTTTCTTACATTCGAATAATCCGTTCTCAATTCTTGTTTTTTCTTAAGGTCTTTTTCTTTATTGTGTTTTATGAGCAAAAGCCAGTTCTTAAAAACTTCTTCAGAATAAGCTTCTGCTAATTTTTCTAATTCGGGGCCCATAAAATAGAATTAGAATTGAACTTGTTTTTATTACTTCTTGTTTTTGTGTGCTTTGAGTTCTTTAATCTTTAATTCTTTCTCCATTTCCTGTATTTTTTTCTCTTTCTCGTGGGCTATGACCTTGAAGTTTTCGAGGAGGGAGTGCTTTTCTTTGAGTTCTTCCTCCAGCTTCTTTAATTTCTTTTCCACTTCCCTTGAAGCTTCCTGTTTTGCTAGAACCTTTGATTCATTCAAGTGCAATAATTCTTTTGAGTATGCTCCTCTGAGCTTTAGGGTGTCGTGCTCTATTTCCATGATTATTTTTTTGGTGTAATCCCTTTCTTTTTTGAGCAATACAACCAAGTCAAGGCTCTTGTTCATGAAATTATAGGCAAGGTCTTCAATCAACTGGTTCTTCTGCCTTAAAGAATTATAGCCTTCATTCAATTGGTCAATTTTCTTCCTGAATTCCGTGAAATCCTTCACAAGGAGGGCGTTCTCTGCCTCCATCCTGCGCGCCATCTCGTTCAATTCCTCCTCCAATTCAAATGAATCCTTCTCAGAGAGCTTTGCAGAAAAAGACACATTCCTTAAAGACTCATATTTCTCTTTTAATTCCTGGATTTCATTTTCCTTCTGCCTTAAAAGCGCAAGCAGATTCTTTGCAGTGCTCTTTTCTTCTGTTGGAATTATTGCCTCCCTTCTAGTAAAGAGATGAAGCCTTTCAATTGCAAACCTTGTCTTTAAGAGCAGGCGAAGAATTTTCTCGCTTAATGCAGAGTAAAGCTCTGGCACCTCAATTTTTTCTTTTAAGTCCAGTACATCCTTTTTTGAGTGAATTTTTTCTTCTTCAAAGGCCAGATTCCTTCTGAGAAAATTCAAGGTCTTCTCATACTCATTGACTAAAGGCTCTAAATTTGGTGAATCAATGCCTGGATCGCTTTCAAGGCCTTCCTTTATTGCCTTGATTGAATCCTTTATTCCTTCAATTCCGTCAATTGAATTGTTTAATGCGTGAACTAGAGAGTGCCTGTTGAACTGCTTCCATTCATTTGAAGTAACAGTCTCGTGCAATAAGTTTGTCTTGTGCAGGAGCTCTTCAACCAATTTTTCTACCATTTTGTTCGCCTTTATACTTATAACACCACTCAAATTTATATTTTTGTATGCTGTACTTGTATTTGCAGTAAACTACCGCCTAACAAGTTAGGTGGCTTTCCATAAGAGTTGAAACATTATGCACGGCATCGTTGGTTTCAAAACCATCATTGGAACGCAGAAGTGCGTTTACAGGCACTCGTCTGCTGGTAAACTGGAAAAAAACAGTTTGGTCAGAACAATGCTTTTCCCGCACCAACAGGGATTTGATAGTAATTGCAAGGCTTGCTTTCCTGTCACTATTGACAACCTGCCCACATTTGCATTTGAACAGGGCATAGTTGCTGGAATGCCCTTTAGCCAAAGCACCGCAATGGCTACACCACTTGCTTGTGTGATAGGCATCAACAACATTAAAGGCAATCTGCTTGTCAAAGCATCTGCTTTCAAGCAATTGCTTAAAAGAATAGAATGGGATACGCATAACCTCTTTGTTAAAGCGTTTTCCTTTTGGAGAAAAGCGTTTAAGGTTTTCAATCGCAATACCAGCATTATATTGCAGAGCCATTTCAGTTATTTGTTTGACAACTTCACCAAGCCTGTTTTTGACAAAGTTGTGTTCCCTTATTTTAAGTTTTTCAAGAGACTGCTTTGCTTTATGGCTTCTTTTGTCAGCAAGCGACTGCAACCGTTCCTTTCTTTCAAATATCTTTTTTCGCTTAACCCAAAGGTCTTTGCCAAAGTAAGTTTGTTTCATAACCTTTCCGCCGAGGGAAAGGACAGAAA
Coding sequences:
- a CDS encoding MFS transporter produces the protein MPLQHVHKQNIIDSNKELKEVYLNLMVSFFAVSMIDLFIPVYLLQLGYSLFDAALFWLVFLLFIAFTYPFSAKLSERIGVKHTILLSAPLLIIFYLSMYSLSFNYFPVLLLAVLLGITKGIYWMPLEIDFIANCHKRVKGREVGYSQVFPRHGRILGSIIGAVVLVSFGFQSLFLFVVVILIASIIPLFTSKDFPPKTRDHWDYAFSGSSLKYFFGAAVEGTYDVFESFLWPLFIFFSFGGLVAGKSIYSIGFASSILVIATIVFAFIAGKKTDQGKGRQMLLIGAAVGFFSALAAVFASSEAAILLISFLVGIGIVMRSVPFTEYMFSLIRRQSIEGGLIVREAGLTLGRIISFSAFFLLGFAFPQAFTAVFIITAIASAYFLVVKLE
- a CDS encoding sigma-70 family RNA polymerase sigma factor, encoding MQLKRKPKRIILPREKRAREKLFITRELMEKAKRDPKAFDHLVKKAKSYFESIAVKFNPTAEEKKDLVQRSLIKLHRTLPQYNPKIKANPSTFLYRVALNEMIDYMRKKKSIAKKEVSLEEIIVLGDRLKSRKGKIDNSLEFKIKVLTPEEKYEIKEIYNKVIRIIKRMAPKHQDIVFCRFGIEGKPFLKPKEIGERFGISEVTVRWRTARILKQVRKYIKENGLIR
- a CDS encoding fibrillarin-like rRNA/tRNA 2'-O-methyltransferase, whose protein sequence is MGKEKLIEKFKGVYSSNKKILTKNLTPKKKVYGEELIEIEGIECRIWNPFRSKLAAAINNGLKELPLKEKSNVLYLGIAEGTTASHISDVIGERGIIAGVDISARAMPKLIELSESRPNILPVLADAAKPESYAGELKEIKFDLLYQDIAQKNQAEIFLKNARLFLKKKAKGLIAIKAKSISQQLSEKKVFEQETRKLREEFKIIQSIPLEPFHSSHLMVYCEKL
- a CDS encoding NOP5/NOP56 family protein, translated to MQKSEELRKRLIAKAKKRVAEAFTGRDYHAIKAVNLLEDLDNAFNLFAEQAREWFGVHFPELNRMVQDNEAFLKLIALGERKNFTQKKVMELYKNEIKAKEIEAKARNSMGAELEKEDLRQIQLLAQNALELKKEREEIAKYIEKLMKELSPNFSGLATPIIAARLLAKAGSLKQLALMPSSTIQLLGAEKALFRHLKQKAKPPKYGLIFAHPSVREAKKELKGKIARKLSGKLSIAAKKDFFSKKA
- the glyS gene encoding glycine--tRNA ligase; this translates as MQNNYEKIIDLALRRSVFFPSAEIYGTAFSGFYDYGPVGEAIKRKIIDAWRKKLVQREGFLEVDGAQILPEKVFDASGHLKNFNDPLVQCTKCHSLYRADNLLSDHLNVNFPESMPAEHFDELIKKNKPKCPKCKGELGGVKRFNMMLKVQVGATGKQKGFLRPETCQNIFLDYDRLSKTMRLNLPFGIAQAGKSFRNEIAPRNMLLREREINQMEIEVFFNPKKINEIKKFHELESKKLNIQKLKEEKPKEVSAKELVEKNIVSGKLIAYYLARVQELYEFYGVPKEKMKFRQLGEEEKAFYAKEAWDFEILTSLGWIELIACNYRSDYDLKGHAKESSRNLKTKEDGEEFYPNVFELSAGIDRTLYALLELALREETKKGEARLYLDLKPSIAPYIAGILPLVNKDGLDEKAEKLFEELKSYNLDLFYDDSGSIGRRYARIDEIGVPFAITIDYDSMKDDTVTLRERNSTQQKRIAVKELPELLWKLEIGKKEFKDL
- a CDS encoding DUF1616 domain-containing protein, which codes for MPAAQKKEEETDFMLFSVLVIALIIVLGALIIFNASKAKPETFSQVYFDPEKLPEKVKAGEQLPVNFFIDNREGARTEYSWKIKAENEIKAQGKISVEVGQVKELNEKISFQNSYAEKQKILVEVLKAGAKEAYTIWFFVKVE
- a CDS encoding zinc ribbon domain-containing protein, whose amino-acid sequence is MKQTYFGKDLWVKRKKIFERKERLQSLADKRSHKAKQSLEKLKIREHNFVKNRLGEVVKQITEMALQYNAGIAIENLKRFSPKGKRFNKEVMRIPFYSFKQLLESRCFDKQIAFNVVDAYHTSKWCSHCGALAKGHSSNYALFKCKCGQVVNSDRKASLAITIKSLLVREKHCSDQTVFFQFTSRRVPVNALLRSNDGFETNDAVHNVSTLMESHLTC